Proteins found in one Methylophaga thalassica genomic segment:
- the tig gene encoding trigger factor, translating to MQVTVENVSELGRRMTVTVEDANIEQAVQERLKSIRPNVKMAGFRPGKVPMNMVAKTHGPSARREVIDSLVQESMREAFTQEGVNPASPPHIDSMDEKGSNFIYTLNYEVFPEVESVKLDDITLEKTVAEVTDEDVDRMLETLREQRMSWEPLKRGAKEGDGITIDFVGTIDGEEFQGGKGQDVLLELGEGRMLPEFEEQLIGKKADQEVEVTLTFPEDYRAEHLQGKEAKFAVTVKQVAKKKLPKLDKEFAELCGVEDGIAALKKEVRANMERELKSALKTLNKRKAMDSLAKNNEIALPSAPVEREAQYLVEQAKNNLRNQGVNVEGLPFNPDNFKENAEKRVKLSLLIGKIISDNEIRPDEDRVKEAIDAIAASYEDPEEVVTFYMNNQERLSEIQMTVVEDMVVEWIYDHVKVEESTSTFSDVVNAVSN from the coding sequence ATGCAAGTTACTGTAGAAAACGTGAGCGAACTTGGTCGCCGTATGACCGTCACAGTCGAAGATGCCAATATCGAACAAGCAGTACAGGAACGCCTTAAGTCAATTAGACCTAATGTGAAAATGGCGGGTTTCCGTCCCGGCAAAGTACCGATGAACATGGTCGCTAAAACACACGGACCATCTGCACGTCGTGAAGTTATTGACTCTCTTGTTCAGGAAAGCATGCGTGAAGCCTTCACCCAAGAAGGTGTTAACCCAGCAAGTCCTCCACATATCGATAGTATGGATGAAAAAGGCAGTAACTTTATCTATACCCTCAACTACGAAGTCTTCCCTGAAGTAGAAAGTGTCAAACTTGATGACATTACACTGGAAAAAACAGTTGCTGAAGTGACTGATGAAGATGTAGATCGTATGTTGGAAACTTTACGTGAACAACGTATGTCTTGGGAACCACTAAAACGTGGCGCGAAAGAAGGCGATGGCATTACTATAGATTTCGTTGGCACCATTGACGGTGAAGAATTCCAGGGCGGCAAAGGTCAGGATGTGTTACTCGAATTAGGCGAAGGACGTATGTTGCCTGAGTTCGAAGAACAATTAATTGGTAAAAAAGCCGATCAGGAAGTTGAAGTTACATTAACTTTCCCTGAAGATTACCGTGCAGAGCACTTACAAGGTAAAGAAGCTAAATTTGCTGTTACCGTCAAACAAGTTGCTAAGAAAAAATTACCTAAACTGGATAAAGAGTTTGCTGAACTGTGTGGTGTCGAAGATGGCATCGCTGCACTGAAAAAAGAAGTGCGTGCCAATATGGAACGGGAACTGAAATCAGCATTAAAAACACTGAATAAACGTAAAGCGATGGATTCATTGGCCAAAAACAATGAAATTGCTTTACCGTCAGCCCCTGTTGAACGTGAAGCACAATATCTTGTTGAGCAAGCAAAAAACAATCTCCGCAATCAGGGCGTAAATGTTGAAGGTTTACCTTTCAATCCTGATAATTTTAAAGAAAATGCAGAAAAGCGCGTTAAGTTAAGCCTTTTGATTGGTAAGATTATTTCTGATAACGAAATCCGTCCTGACGAAGATCGCGTAAAAGAAGCTATTGACGCCATTGCGGCTAGCTACGAAGATCCAGAAGAAGTTGTTACCTTCTACATGAATAATCAAGAAAGACTGTCTGAAATCCAAATGACAGTTGTAGAGGACATGGTAGTTGAATGGATTTATGACCATGTTAAAGTAGAAGAGAGTACATCGACATTCTCAGACGTCGTTAATGCAGTATCGAACTAA
- a CDS encoding HDOD domain-containing protein, producing MVNASISDWIKQLSEEDMPIFAGTVANVTKALHSGKSSASDVANIILQDASLTSRVLKAANTVHFNPTRHSISTVSRAVMVMGFDQIKVITLSMALIDNLRVGEQRAQLIQEMAFAFHAATQAQEFAKQLKLDDAEDIFVATLLSRLGYMAFWAFAGEESLTLLNEMHEGIESTKAELKVLGFRLTDLTKTLCHDWSLGELLNDYLNNRLSAKNTKVISLAVDIATTAQQGWKQVELETVSKRVAQICDVSVEKAKKLVLSNVNKSKELTVLYGSEQISRAILLPDHIDEAEALPKLDIPDVLNDFSAPDFDYLMRVSQEMTQVLQELPLPSISIVLEMTLEGLTRGLGMDRAVFMLLNETRTKLTCKTGLGKQVDELKQQLIIDLASNQVFKRVVEQRQSLFLEKSNEDNISKQIRAMLEGSAYLLMPVVVKNKVIGLFMADRSSSKRDISQQEFIAFQQFCQQTNMGISFLAIQG from the coding sequence GTGGTCAATGCATCGATATCTGATTGGATAAAACAACTCAGTGAAGAGGATATGCCAATCTTTGCTGGCACTGTGGCAAATGTCACCAAGGCATTACATAGTGGTAAAAGTTCAGCATCAGATGTGGCTAATATTATTCTTCAGGATGCCTCTTTAACCAGTCGGGTTTTGAAGGCAGCCAATACCGTTCATTTCAATCCAACCAGACACAGCATCAGCACTGTTTCTCGTGCAGTAATGGTCATGGGGTTTGATCAAATAAAAGTCATTACACTGTCAATGGCGCTCATTGATAATCTGAGAGTAGGTGAACAACGCGCCCAGTTGATTCAAGAAATGGCTTTTGCATTTCATGCAGCTACTCAAGCACAAGAGTTTGCAAAACAGTTGAAGTTAGACGACGCCGAAGATATTTTTGTTGCGACCTTACTTTCACGTCTTGGCTATATGGCATTTTGGGCATTTGCTGGTGAAGAAAGCCTGACACTGTTGAATGAAATGCATGAAGGAATAGAGTCAACCAAGGCAGAGCTGAAAGTGTTGGGCTTCAGACTGACTGACTTAACAAAAACCCTCTGTCATGATTGGTCATTAGGCGAGTTACTTAATGACTATTTGAATAATCGCTTGTCGGCAAAAAATACCAAGGTTATTTCTCTGGCTGTTGATATTGCAACAACAGCACAGCAGGGATGGAAGCAGGTAGAGCTAGAAACAGTATCTAAGCGTGTGGCTCAAATTTGTGATGTGTCAGTTGAAAAAGCAAAAAAATTAGTTCTATCTAATGTGAACAAATCGAAAGAGCTGACAGTGCTATATGGAAGCGAACAAATCAGCAGGGCAATTCTGTTACCCGACCATATCGATGAAGCTGAAGCCTTACCAAAGCTTGATATTCCTGATGTTCTGAATGATTTTTCTGCTCCCGATTTTGACTATCTAATGAGAGTGTCACAAGAGATGACACAGGTACTACAAGAGCTGCCGCTACCATCAATCAGTATTGTCCTGGAAATGACGCTTGAAGGACTCACGCGCGGTTTGGGTATGGATCGGGCTGTGTTCATGTTGCTGAATGAGACACGAACAAAGTTAACCTGCAAAACAGGGCTAGGAAAACAGGTCGATGAGCTTAAACAGCAGTTAATTATTGATCTGGCTTCCAATCAGGTATTTAAAAGAGTAGTAGAGCAGCGTCAGTCTTTATTTCTAGAGAAAAGTAACGAAGACAATATTTCCAAACAAATCAGAGCCATGCTAGAAGGGTCAGCGTATTTGCTCATGCCTGTGGTGGTAAAAAATAAAGTTATTGGCTTGTTTATGGCCGATCGAAGTTCGAGCAAGCGAGATATTTCTCAGCAAGAATTCATTGCATTTCAGCAGTTTTGCCAGCAAACGAACATGGGAATTAGTTTTTTAGCGATTCAAGGCTAG
- the clpP gene encoding ATP-dependent Clp endopeptidase proteolytic subunit ClpP, producing MTNKFSGEETSMIQNALVPIVVEQTSRGERSYDIFSRLLKERVIFLVGPVEDQMANLVVAQLLFLESENPDKDIHLYINSPGGAVTAGLAIYDTMQFIKPNVSTLCIGQAASMGAVLLAGGAEGKRYCLPNSRIMVHQPLGGFQGQASDFDIHAKEILSIRDRLNGILAKHTGQDIEAIRKDTDRDNFMNGEQAVEYGLIDSVLTSRPTE from the coding sequence ATGACAAATAAATTTTCTGGTGAAGAAACCAGTATGATTCAAAACGCACTGGTGCCTATTGTCGTTGAGCAAACATCTCGTGGTGAACGCTCATATGACATTTTTTCTCGTTTATTAAAAGAACGTGTCATATTTTTAGTCGGCCCTGTTGAAGATCAAATGGCTAACCTGGTCGTTGCCCAGTTGTTATTCCTTGAATCAGAAAATCCTGATAAAGACATTCATCTATATATCAATTCACCTGGTGGTGCAGTAACGGCAGGTTTAGCTATTTACGATACCATGCAGTTTATTAAACCTAATGTCAGTACATTGTGTATCGGTCAGGCCGCCAGTATGGGCGCGGTTCTTTTAGCCGGTGGCGCAGAAGGAAAGCGTTATTGTCTGCCTAATTCACGTATCATGGTGCACCAGCCATTAGGTGGTTTCCAGGGGCAAGCTTCTGATTTTGATATTCACGCAAAAGAAATTCTGAGTATTCGTGATCGTTTAAACGGAATTCTTGCCAAGCATACTGGTCAAGATATAGAAGCAATTCGTAAAGATACTGACCGTGATAACTTCATGAACGGTGAACAAGCTGTCGAATATGGTTTAATTGACTCAGTATTAACAAGCCGACCTACAGAATAA